A genome region from Desulfovibrio sp. includes the following:
- a CDS encoding translation initiation factor 2: MAQLTIYVAGSFKHKHGVRLLGRELRAMGCRMLDWTDKAVPPPGLTPAERRIWMDTDRDGGEVYAFCHHACLTADMVIYYGASGQDAGVEVGLAAGAGVPLLGIRGPLEGPGLMLHGAVNGWVDSVEDALETVAALLAYATNGWKGFEAESNPVLCRLGAKLRERLA, translated from the coding sequence ATGGCCCAGTTGACCATTTACGTTGCCGGATCGTTCAAACACAAACATGGGGTGCGCCTGTTGGGGCGCGAATTGCGGGCCATGGGCTGCCGCATGCTGGACTGGACAGACAAGGCCGTGCCGCCGCCGGGGCTTACCCCTGCCGAGCGGCGTATCTGGATGGATACCGACCGCGACGGCGGCGAAGTGTACGCCTTTTGCCACCACGCCTGCCTGACGGCGGACATGGTGATTTATTACGGCGCTTCGGGACAGGATGCCGGAGTTGAGGTGGGGCTGGCCGCCGGTGCCGGGGTGCCCCTGCTGGGCATACGCGGGCCGCTCGAGGGCCCTGGGCTCATGCTGCACGGCGCGGTAAACGGCTGGGTCGACAGCGTGGAAGATGCGCTGGAAACTGTGGCAGCCCTGCTGGCCTACGCGACTAACGGCTGGAAGGGCTTTGAGGCCGAGAGCAACCCCGTGCTGTGCCGGCTTGGCGCAAAACTGCGGGAGCGGCTGGCCTGA